From the genome of Lutra lutra chromosome 8, mLutLut1.2, whole genome shotgun sequence:
TCAGAGCACGGGGCCTGTACTGTTGTTAGGAGCCGGGCCTAAGGAAGACCTCCAACTCCCAGAGCCATCCATCAGTGGAAGGTGGCAGGAAAGAGGTTTCCCTTGTCCCTGACAGGGAATGGCTTCTGCCCCCAAGCACAGGCTGGAATTCCACCAAGGGAAGAGCTTTTAGGGAATGAGCACTGAAGGATGAGTTTGCGTGTCTGCCGTTCCGGGTTCACACACAGACCCATGCAGCTGCCATGAAGACTTGGCTAGATCGTGGAGCAGAccgagggtgtgtgtgtgcgcgcatgcacaTACGCGCTAGGGGAGGGGAGGCACAAAGGGGTGCAGTGAGAGAAAGCCCGGCAACATATCCCAAAGGACAGGCCTGCTGGCCGTAGACGGCTGGACATCAGGCTTGACCCCCCCTCTTTCAAATACCTGTCCCTTGAATGCTTCCAGGTCCCACCCCTCTGCTGGGCAAGTAAAAGGGGCTGCTCCTGCTGAGCTCCAGCTGGAAGCGCAGGTGGCCCCCCGAAAGGATGAgcacagcagggctgggggagagctCCCAGCAGGGGCCTCCAGCCCGGGCATCAACTGACCCCACCGGGATGCCAGTTGTCCCAACACACGGCACGGCCCCCACCGTCTCACGGGAGAGAGGAGACCTCTGCATTATCCGTCCTTTGCATTCTGCCCCTAGCTACTTCCAGAAAGCATCCGAGGAGGCACAGGTGCAGGGATAAGAGACCAAGAGACAGGCCAGGTCAGGCCCACCAAGCAGGTAACCGGaacctttaattttattatgtggaATGCTTAATGCAGAGTTAATAGGGGCTGGAATACctaggaggaggggagaggggagaggggtctACTGAGATAAATAAGAGGGGGGCAGTAATGAGTTACATGTGGACTGCGGGGGCTGCAGAACAGGAAGATAGGGGCAGACAGAGCTACATACTTTATTCAGATACCACTGGGAGGCAAAAGGCAAAAGGCCAGGGCAGAACGTACATGTCAGGAGTCTAGTGTCTTCAGCCTGCTGCCAGCAACCTGGGTCCCGGGCCCTGTCCTGTGTCTCCTTCTGGAGCTAAGGGCAGAGGTCTGAGCAGCTGTGACCCTCTGGGAAGCCCGAGGGGCTGGGGCTGATAGAGCAGGGACCGCAGAGcctggtgaggggagagggagttgGCGGGGAGCCTGGGAGGAAGGCTCTGTGAATTGTCTCTGAATCCTTTCCTAGAGCCCCTGCCTCCTCACTCCTCATCTGGGAGGTGCCTCAAGGTCTGGGGGGCTGTCATGGAGTAGGACCAGGACGCCCTGTCTCCGCGAGACAAAGAATGAGGTGGCTGGCACGGAAATGGGTCCGGAGGCCTCTGTGTCAATTCCTCCCTGTGTTCAGAAGGGGAGGGGGCCCTGCGGGGATGAGGAGTCCTCCCTCTgagcacccctgccctgcccaggctgTTCAAAGCTGTCCTCAGCCCCCAAGGGGCAGACGTAGCCCACTGTAGGCACTGACGCAGGTCTCTGGCTGGCTTTGATCTTAGGCACGTGGCCCAAGTGGCACGGGTTATGTCAGACCCCTCACTCTCCACAAGAAAGCCAATACGGGCACAGGTGTGGCAGGGCCTCCGATTCCCATCCGACCCTAGATGCCTCCCCGACTCCCAGAGGAGGGTGAATGGGTCtttctcaggtcctgggatgaggGTCATTCCTGGGGGGGAAGGTGCAGCCCCTCATCGTTCAGTCTAGGGGCGACAGtcacctccttctcctctgcccagcCTAGTAGCCCAGGGCTTTTCCTGGGCTGGTGCCGGGATAGGATGGGGTGGGGTCATCAAAGGCAGTGAGCCAGACAGAAAGCCTTCCCTCAGCTGTCAGCCTCTGCAGCCTCCTCTCCAGCCACCACCAGGCCTGAGATGGGTGAGGAACAGGGCAcgagggctgggggaaggggcatgCTACCCAGAGGGGCCGGGCAAGGTGGCGATGACAGGGCCCCCCCCTTTAAGGCCGGGACAGCGTCGTATATACTGGCTGCTCCCAGTGTGTGGGGCTGTGGGACTGGGGCCCTGAGGGGCTGGGGTCAGAGATGGCCGTGTAGAGGGGCCGCTGCGAGGGCCCCATGTAGGAGAAGGCCGAATAGAGGCCAGAGGCCTGGCCTGAATGGCCATAATAGGGTCCTGAGGGCTGATGGTCAGAGTAGTCAAACTGGGGGCGGGAGATGGAGGGGAAGGCGGAGCCGTAGTGGGGCAGGCTGAGGGAGGTGTAGGCGATCTGCGAGGTGGACGGCTGGTCGGTGTAGTGAGGCGGGCCCTGGGGCCCTGCGGTCTCCGTCTTCACCTGGGCTTTGGCGTCCACGCCGGGTGGCGAGACTGTAGGCAGAGCCACGCCTGGTGGCTTGGAGATCCAGGCGGAGTGTCCACTGGCCACAGCCAGGGCGCTGCCCAGCCCGTAACCGGCTGCTGAGTAGCTGCCCACGTGGCCCGGGTGCCCGTTGGGTGGCAGGTACTGGTCCAACTCAGCCACATCAAAGGTCTCCATGTTGGACATTACCTCGTGGCTGATCTCACCGATGTCCACGTTGCCGAAGTCGATGTGAGGCTTCCCGCCCTCCCCCATGGAGCGCCCATCCCGCTTGGGGTCTGCCTTGCCCGACTGCAGCTCTGTCTTTGGGGTGGTCGGAGGGGTGGGTGGGCCATGGCTCTGGCCTGGgtggaagagagacagaaagaaagtgGGAAGTGAGTCAGAGGCTTCTGGATTCTGATGGTTCACCATCAGAAAAGATGCCTCGGGGGGCTGAGGAAGGATCACGGCGTGACCCTGTACGCTTTACGCGTTTGGGCAGCCCGGGCTGGTGCTTAATTCTCTAACAGTCTAGGGCTGGTCTCCGGCTGTTTCTGAAGTGCCCCATTTGGAGGGGTgcatctgcctcccccacccacagcaGGACTCTCCCTGTCACCCACCTCCTGGAGAGACTTGCTGCATCCCCTGTTGGGGAAGTTGTTCCTCATATGAGCTGAAgtcagcttccttctctgcccccacTGCCCCTTAGCTGTCCCCTCGATGGGCACTTAGCTGACTCTTTCCACCCCTgttccttggttttctcattcacacattcattcgGCAAATGCTTAGGGGGTGTGGTGCCAGGTGCAGGGCATACAAGCGGAAAGAAAAGGGATCCTATCTTTACAAGCTCCCAGTCTTAGGGGAGGATCCAGAGACTCACACAGAACTGGAGGGCAGACTCAGAAGTGACAGGATGTGCAGAGGGCTCAGGAGACCAGAGAAAGAAGCCACCCACTCTGCCGTGGGGACTTGGGGAAGGTCTCTCTGGGGAAAGGAAGCTGAGCTGGGCCTTGAAGGCTGAGCAGAGGCCCAGGCCCACAGTTGTATTCCGAGGTGGCTGTTTGGTATGTGGTcttctgctgtgtgtgtgtgtgtgtgtgtgtgtgtgtgtgtgtgtccctgaaTATTTGAAGGTAAGGTATGTAAGTGTGTGGGAGAGACGGCTAGACTGGGGATCCCATTGGAGAGAGAACATGCCCATGGTCTATGAGACTGGGGCCTCCTTGGGGGCCGGCACATGTCTCCCCCATCAGGCCAGAGGCAATACCAGGTCCGGCACTGGCCAAGTGCTCTGGAGTTTGAGAGGCCCACccgggtttgaatcctggctctatcaCTTACTGTGTGATCCTGGAAAAATGCCCATCTTCTCTAACCTGCTTTCTTATCAGTAAAACAGAtgatactggggcgcctgggtggctcagtgggttaaaacctctgccttcggctcaggtcatggtcccagggtcctgggattgagccccacatcgggctctctgctcagcggggagcctgcttccctctctctctgcctgcctctctgcctacttgtgatctctgtctgtccaataaataaatttttaaaaaatcttaaaaaaaaaaaaacaaagatgatacTAAGCGGCTCAGACATGGCCTCCTCCTGGAAGGTGCAGGCTTCATGCACACTTGTTTTGGAttctctcatttgttttcatccctgctcctccctctacacTGTGGACCTCGTAGACCAGGGAGCTTCTTTTGTTGGTGCCTCTGGTGTCTGCTCCAGGGTCTAGCACAAAGGAGGACTCGGGCATGTCTCCTGAGGGCAGAGCTGTGCCAACAGAGACTTCCCATATGCCTGACCCCACGTACGGCCTTCTACACGTTGTACAAACAGAAGCAAGGCAGCACTAGTGTCATCAGGGGCCCTGGAATCCAGCTGCCTGGGCTCAGACTCAACTGTGTCCGTTTATTCATCTGTGACATGGGCGTCATTTGCCACACAGCTGAAGTTGGAGCCCAGGCAGTGTGGCTGCCTCATCACAGCTCAGAGTAATTGAATGATAATACACATAAGGTAATTCAGGTGCctgtacacagtaggtgctcaattaatgttAGCTggtattttcattaataaaaatgcaaCGAGATGCTATGTCTGGCCTCTCCATGGCACTTGCTCAAGATCCCATGCCGTGGCTCCCCCATCAGACTGGGAGGCGGGAAGGAGGCAATGATCTCTCCTGATCTGATCTCCCATCTCTCAAAATCATCCTGTCTCTGCTTTCCCTGTTGTAACTCACCCCTTGGCCTCCATGGCCTCCACAGCCTCCGTAACTGGCCTCTTCACTCAGTAGCTGTGCCCGCTTCCATCCACCAGAGCCATCTTGCCCAGCTACTTCCTTGGGGGCCTGAGTTCCCACCGAGCTCCCTCCGGGACCCTGCACCCCAGCTGGGGCAACTGTGCAGCCCGGCGAGCCTCCCCAGCGCCCTGGCTCTCCCCACCTGCAGCTCGTCATCAGCCCAGTGCTCACCTGAGGGGTGCTCGGGGTTCCCGTCTGACATGGGGGAGCCCTCTCCTGGGTGCCGGTGGTCCAGGTGGGCACTCTTGTAGTGGGCCTGGATGGCAGCAGCGCCGCCCTGCTCGGCCTCCCCGCCGGGACACTCTGACTCCCCCTGGGCCGCCTTTCCGTTCTTCCGCCTCCGGGGTTGGTACTTGTAGTCCGGGTGGTCCTTCTTGTGCTGCATTCGGAGCCGCTCAGCCTCCTCGATGAAGGGGCGCTTGTCACTCTCGTTCAGCAGCCTGGGGCGGTACAGTTCGGGGAGACAGCCCAGTGGCCAGTGTGAGTCTCTGCCCTCAGACAAatgaggcctgggggtggggggtgagggtggcAAGTGCAGAGGGTGGGCGGGGTCCAGGgcagggggagttggggggggtttGCTCTTTGAGTCACAAACTAGGAAGTGAGGCCGGAGGAGCCACAGGCTCAGAAGGCTGTGATCGTCCCTAAACTCTCAGGGGCTCCTGGCAACCCTGAGGATGGAGTTAGATGTATggatagagctttttttttttttttttttttttttttttaagatttattcatttatcctagagggagagagagcatgagtatgAGCACACAAACaatggtggggggctggggggtggggaagggggtttgaggggaatggggagggacaagcagattctgttTGAGGTCAaggcagggcttgaccccaggagaCAGGAGAAGCTCacaacctgagacaaaaccaacggtcagatgctcaactgactgagcctcccaggtgccccaggaataggGCTTTTGAGGGACACAGAACTTCATTTCAAGGAAAGAAGAAGCTTTTTCATCATCAGATCTGTCTGGAGGTAGAGCTGGTTGCCTTCTTAGGGGATGAGCTCCCTGGGGCTGGAGGTATGCAAAGCATAGTGGGGGGAAGAGCTCAGTCTCTGCTACTGGCTAGCTGTGGGACCACAGGCAAATTGCTCCTATGGGCTTCTTTGCTTGTCCATAGAGGAACATGCCTACTTCACTGGGTGTCAGATTGGCTGAGGTCCCGGGTGTGAAACGCTTTGCACgaggcctggggctggagggcaggCACCTTGAGAAACAGGTGCTGTTCTCATACTgctggggtggctgggtcagGAGGACCTGGGATGGGCCCTCTCAACTCTGGAATGCTCCTTTTGTGAGTCCCAGTGTGATGTGGACAGGATGAAAGTCTCCTTTGCTATGTGGGATCACAGCATCCCAGGGGAGATCACATCTCCTTGTCCAGGGGGTGACAGAGGGTAGAGGAAGCTAGACTTTCTTTCCAGACCCTGGGACAGAGGCAGATAGACCCTCTCCCCAGCCTGAGACCAGCCCTGAAGGCAGTGCCCGGGGCCCACTCAAATCCAGCCTCAGGCCAGGGCTGGAGGACAGTGGAGGGGGTGATGTTTAAGGCTCGGCTGCCCCCAGGGCAAGGAGGGCAGACTAGAGTGCCTCGTGGAGTGGGCGGAGGGAAAGAACAGACTCAGAGAGTCCTAGACCTGAGGGACTCTGGGGGTGTGACTCTGCTGCCCAAAGGGCCTCTTTCCGCTGCCCTCTTCCCCCAGCCAGCAGAAGGCCTAGCCCTCCTGTCCAGGATGGGAGGGGGTGGTCATACCAGGCACCTCCTAGCCGGAGGCAGCATTCCTGTGCAGCTTAGCCTGCccggccgcccccccccccccccaggctgcCAGAACCCAGCCCTAATGTAgctttctccaaggagccctccAGCTGAGGGATGGGATGAAAACCCCAGATCAGCACCTCCTCTGGGATGAGGGACTGGGctgccccctttctcccccagccATGAAGGTTATCCCCCCAGCCAGGCCTCAGGGAGGTTGGGccgcagatgtgtgtgtgtgtgagggcgTAGGGAGAGAGGCACTAGAGGACTCAGCCACTTCCAAGGGCCCCGGCTCAGAGGCTCTGGAATGGCTGGGGACACTGAGCTTCCTCTCCTACCTAGAACTTTGCTTGTGCCCTCTGTCCAGCTGGCAACTGGGTGTGAATCCGCAAGAACACAGTAGGGGCCatggagtgggggcagaggccaCAAGACAGGGAAGAATCCAACACGACACACTGTTCCCTCCCTGCTAGTTCCCAGCAGTACCCTAACCTTGACAGGATCCTGACCtctggtccccccacccccagcccccaccccagcccagctgGCTAACGAGCCTCCAAGCCCCGACCCCAGCCTTACTCCAACCTCAGCTCTGTTCATTTTGACCCCCACACCAGCCTTGCTCAGCATTGTCCCCAGACCCCCCACGTACCCACAGCTCTAACTGCAAACCCGATCCTCATTTGCACTCCACCTGGCCTCTGTCCTCTAGATCTCCAGGGTCTGGAATAGGGGCCAGGAGAGGGTAGGCTGCTTCCCCCTGCAAACTGGAAATCCCGACTTGGTTGGGGGAGCTCCTAAGGTGGGGCATGggctgctgctctgtctgctctTTCTGTCAGGGAAGGGGCCTGTGGACTTGGGGGTCAAGAGAGGCTCCAGCCTGTGACCCCCTTTCCAGTCTCTGGGGTCTAATTACTCTTTCCAGCAAGTCAACCAATGTACAATGATCAGCATGTGACTGTCAGAGCTCACACAGCCACTTAGGAGCTGGGACCTGGACGCTGGGTGTCCGACCCCAACCTACTTCCAGCACCCTAAGCAGTCTGTCCTCATGTCTTCCTCTTTTTGGGTTTAGGGCCCTGTTTTCTAGTTCTACCTGTTtagcccatccccctccctggtGGCCTGGGAATTATGAACCGGGGAGGGATTTCAGTAGGGGCCCCCACCCAGGATCCAAGGTAGCTTGCCCACCTGTGGGGATAGCCTTTGATCCTTGTCCTTGTCCTGCCACCCTCCTACCCTGGGCTTGGGTCCTGAGCAAGCAGTGCCTGCTTTCCTGATGGCCCTATGCTAGATTGGCCCTTGGGGCCAATCATGGATGGCCAGGAACTAGTCCTCTGGAGGGAGCCCaagcccagggttctgggctgGAGGAACAAGAACAGGGACAATGGAGGGTCTGGTCTTAAATCCCTTGCAGTGGGTTGAGGGACAAGTGGGGGTCCATCCTTGTGTTGATGCTGTCATTGAGCTGGTGCTGTGGTCTGTTCCTGATCCCCAGGacctgctccttctgcctgtctccctcctgGTTGTCTGTCTCTCATTTGCTCTTCTCTGTCCCACGACACCCAAGGGTACTGGCCTGGGCTGCGCCCTACCCAGTGCAGATGGACCTTGGGCGGACGAGCTAGTTTTCACCCTGCTCTTGGGCAGAGCTGGAGCCTCTGAGTCGACCCAGCAGGCTGGTCACTAAGCCCAAGGCCTGCCTGCCCAGGATGAGCAGAGCGCTGCGGGCCGAGACGGGGATGTGAAGGGGCACCAGGCCATCAGCAAACACGTGGGGCCTTGGGGCTGGATGCGAATCCCTCTTGGTCTCTTGGGGGGGCCTTCTAGCTTCTTATACCACTCTAAACCTTTGGCCTTCTAGGCCCCATCTCCATTACGCTGGGGCCCACCAGGGGagggcagcagcaggagggaaGCCGGCTCCTCTGAGAAGTGCCGACTCTCTGGAACTCAGGTGTGCTGTACTTccgctctctccttctctgtccccccacctcctgaCCACGCTTTAGAGCCAAAGGGTGACCTGCCACTGTCACCAAGGACAGTGTGGAGGATGACCTGTAGACCTGGATTTGATCCTGCTCTGCCACCAGCTGGGACGTGGCCTTTGAGGTCCCTTTTCCTTTCTAGGCCTGTCTCTTGGGCAGTCTTGTGGGGGGGTCAGGGGGCCTCTGTAGGCTTGCATCTCCTGGATCCCCTGTTCTTTTTCTGAGCTGCCCAGGACGCCTGAGGTGGGAGGTGGTTACCCTGCTCAACATATCCCAAGGGGCCAGGCCGAGCCCCAGACCTGAGGGGAGGGGTGGCTGGCTTCCTCGTTGGGGGGGCATGTTTTCCCCCAGAGGTTTGGGCTGGCCCCAGGGAACCAAGGACTCTGAGGCACCCTGGGTAGGAAGAGGGGCCAAGGTTTCCTCCTGGCCAGGGCTCTCGGCtccagctctggggctggaggggtAGGAGGTTACTCAACGCTGGGTGGGGCCCTGGAAAAGAAGATGGCGCCGGAccgcaggagggagggagagaggggcaggccTGGCAGCTCTGGCACAGGGTGGGAGAGGATACTTCTTTCTGTGCGTCCCTTACCCTAGAGGATAAAGacaagagcccccccccccccaacccggaAGGAGGGGAGGATAAGGAGGGCACGAAGAAGGTAGTTGGGACAAGACAGGATCCTGCAGTGACAGATTTGCCCTTGGCGGTTCTCCATCCCACACTCTTTCAAAGGCTCCTAAGTTCCTTATTTTCCTTGAACTGCCCCCCAGTTCTCCATCTGGCTGCCTTAGTTTCCCTGCCTCGCCAGCCAGGCCTTCCGTTCTGTCCCAAGCATTTCTCGGGCATGCCCCTGACTAGTGGGGCCGGTGGCAGGGGCACCCTCGAGTGCGCCGGGCCGGCGGAATACGTTAGTGAAGGTCTTTGATGTGGGCCCCTCGGgatcctcccccctccctctcctttaccCCCGCCAGGAAGAAGCTCAGACCCTTCGCCTGCCACCGACGGAATTCCAACCACGAGGGGGCGCCCTCCTGCCCGCTGCCCCGGGTGGGGAGCCTTGCCTAGGCCACTGGAGTTCTAAGGCGGCGCAACCTCAAGGGGGTACTTGTGGGGGAAGGGCGGGCCCGAGCCCCACACCTGGTCTTCCAGTCCCATCAGAGCGGTGGCTGCCCCCGCGAGAAGGGCCCGGGCAGCGCGCGTCTGGCCTGAATCCACCCGCAGCTAGGGGGGCCCGCGGGAGCTCCCCGGAGGCGAGTCGGGGGCGCTCACCTCCAGAGCTTGCCCAGCGTCTTGCTGAGCTCGGCGTTGTGCAGGTGCGGGTACTGGTCGGCCAGCTTCCTGCGCGCCGCCTGCGCCCACACCATGAAGGCGTTCATGGGCCGCTTGACGTGCGGCTTGCTCTTGCTGGCGCCGTTGACGCGCACGGGCATGGGCACCAGCGTCCAGTCGTAGCCGCTCAGCACCTGGCTGACCGCCTCGCGGATGCACACGGGGAACTTGTCATCGTCCGCCTCGCCGTCCTGCTGCTCCTTCTTGACCTTGCCCAGCTCGCCGGGCCCCGGGCTGGCTCGCAGGCCCgatccgccgccgccgccgccaccgccgtcGGGCCCCAGCGAGGGCGCGCTCCCCGGGGACAGGCAGCGGGGCTCCTCGGAGCCCACGGGGCTCAGCTCCACCTCGGATAGGTCCTGCTCCTCCGCCATGTCgcccccggccgccgccgcctcggcCGCCTCCCCGGGGCCCGCCGCCGGGGTCCTCGCGAAGAGTCCAACGCCCACCTGGACGGGAAGA
Proteins encoded in this window:
- the SOX10 gene encoding transcription factor SOX-10 encodes the protein MAEEQDLSEVELSPVGSEEPRCLSPGSAPSLGPDGGGGGGGGSGLRASPGPGELGKVKKEQQDGEADDDKFPVCIREAVSQVLSGYDWTLVPMPVRVNGASKSKPHVKRPMNAFMVWAQAARRKLADQYPHLHNAELSKTLGKLWRLLNESDKRPFIEEAERLRMQHKKDHPDYKYQPRRRKNGKAAQGESECPGGEAEQGGAAAIQAHYKSAHLDHRHPGEGSPMSDGNPEHPSGQSHGPPTPPTTPKTELQSGKADPKRDGRSMGEGGKPHIDFGNVDIGEISHEVMSNMETFDVAELDQYLPPNGHPGHVGSYSAAGYGLGSALAVASGHSAWISKPPGVALPTVSPPGVDAKAQVKTETAGPQGPPHYTDQPSTSQIAYTSLSLPHYGSAFPSISRPQFDYSDHQPSGPYYGHSGQASGLYSAFSYMGPSQRPLYTAISDPSPSGPQSHSPTHWEQPVYTTLSRP